One stretch of Ailuropoda melanoleuca isolate Jingjing chromosome 20, ASM200744v2, whole genome shotgun sequence DNA includes these proteins:
- the FOXA1 gene encoding hepatocyte nuclear factor 3-alpha, which translates to MLGTVKMEGHESSDWNSYYADTQEAYSSVPVSNMNSGLGSMNSMNTYMTMNTMTTSGNMTPASFNMSYANPGLGAGLSPGAVAGMPGGSAGAMNSMTAAGVTAMGTTLSPGGMGAMGAQPAAPMNGLGPYAAAMNPCMSPMAYAPSNLGRSRAGGGGDAKTFKRSYPHAKPPYSYISLITMAIQQAPSKMLTLSEIYQWIMDLFPYYRQNQQRWQNSIRHSLSFNDCFVKVARSPDKPGKGSYWTLHPDSGNMFENGCYLRRQKRFKCEKQPGAGGGSGSGGGGGGAKGGPESRKDPSSAANPSANSPLHRGVHGKAGQLEGAPAPGPAASPQTLDHSGATATGGASELKTPSSSAAPPISSGPGALVSVPPSHPAHGLAPHESQLHLKGDPHYSFNHPFSINNLMSSSEQQHKLDFKAYEQALQYSPYGAALPASLPLGSASVATRSPIEPSALEPAYYQGVYSRPVLNTS; encoded by the exons ATGTTAGGGACTGTGAAGATGGAAGGGCATGAGAGCAGCGACTGGAACAGCTACTATGCGGACACACAGGAG GCCTACTCCTCCGTGCCCGTCAGCAACATGAACTCGGGCCTGGGCTCTATGAACTCCATGAACACCTACATGACCATGAACACCATGACCACGAGCGGCAACATGACCCCAGCTTCGTTCAACATGTCCTACGCTAACCCGGGCCTGGGCGCCGGCCTGAGTCCGGGCGCCGTGGCTGGCATGCCGGGCGGTTCCGCGGGCGCCATGAACAGCATGACGGCGGCGGGCGTGACGGCCATGGGGACGACGCTGAGCCCGGGCGGCATGGGCGCCATGGGCGCGCAGCCCGCGGCCCCCATGAACGGCCTGGGCCCCTACGCCGCTGCCATGAACCCGTGCATGAGCCCCATGGCGTACGCGCCGTCCAACCTGGGCCGCAGccgggcgggcggcggcggcgacgCCAAGACTTTCAAGCGCAGCTACCCGCACGCTAAGCCGCCCTACTCGTACATCTCGCTCATCACCATGGCCATCCAGCAGGCGCCCAGCAAGATGCTCACGCTAAGCGAGATCTACCAGTGGATCATGGACCTCTTCCCTTATTACCGGCAGAATCAGCAACGTTGGCAGAACTCCATCCGGCACTCGCTCTCCTTCAACGACTGCTTCGTCAAAGTGGCGCGCTCCCCGGACAAGCCGGGCAAGGGCTCCTACTGGACGCTGCACCCGGACTCCGGCAACATGTTTGAGAACGGTTGTTACCTGCGCCGCCAGAAACGCTTCAAGTGTGAGAAGCAGCCGGGGGCCGGGGGCGGCAGCGGGagcgggggcggcggcggcggcgccaaGGGCGGTCCTGAGAGCCGCAAGGACCCCTCGAGCGCCGCCAACCCCAGTGCCAACTCGCCCCTTCATCGGGGCGTGCACGGTAAGGCAGGCCAGCTAGAGGGCGCGCCGGCCCCCGGGCCGGCTGCCAGCCCCCAGACTCTGGACCACAGCGGGGCGACGGCGACAGGGGGCGCCTCGGAGTTGAAGACTCCATCCTCCTCGGCTGCGCCCCCGATCAGCTCCGGGCCCGGGGCACTGGTATCTGTTCCCCCCTCCCACCCGGCGCATGGCCTGGCACCCCACGAGTCCCAGCTGCACCTGAAAGGGGACCCCCATTACTCTTTCAACCACCCCTTCTCCATCAACAACCTCATGTCGTCCTCGGAGCAGCAGCACAAGCTGGACTTCAAGGCCTATGAGCAGGCACTACAGTACTCGCCCTATGGCGCTGCGTTGCCCGCCAGTCTGCCCCTCGGCAGCGCCTCGGTGGCCACCAGGAGCCCCATCGAGCCCTCAGCCCTGGAGCCGGCCTACTACCAAGGTGTGTATTCCAGACCCGTCCTAAACACTTCCTAG